Below is a window of Vicinamibacteria bacterium DNA.
GCACACTCCTTCTCGCGCGTTCCGAGGTCAAGGGGCTCCTCGGTCTCGAGGATTGTATGGCCGCGGTGGAAGATGCCTTGGAGCTTCATGCCAAGGGCCTCGCAGCGCCTCCGGCAATCCTCGGAATCCATGCCGAAGACGGAGGGTTCCACATCAAAGCGGGTCTCCTGAAGCTCGGCTCGAGGCCTTACTTCGCGGCGAAGACCAACGCCAACTTTCCCGCCAACGCGAGGCGCTTCGGGCTACCCCTCATTCAAGGAGTGATTGCGTTGTTCGACGCGGAGAACGGACGGCCGCTGGCACTCATGGACTCGATGGAGTTAACGGTCCTCCGCACGGGCGCGGCGACCGGCGTGGCGGCGAAGCATTTGGCCCGGACGGACGCGAAGGTGGCGACGATCTGTGGCTGCGGCAACCAGGGTCGGATCTCTCTCATGGCGCTCGCCAGGGTGCGACCGCTCACCCGCGTCTACGCTTTCGACGTCGATGAGAGCCGAGCCCGTCGGTTCGCGGCCGAGATGTCTGAGGAGACCGGCATCGCGGTCGAGGCCGTCGCCGAACTCGCCCCGGCCGTTGGCAACAGCGACATCTGCGTTACCGCGACGCCATCGAAACGACATTTCATTCATCGCGGGCTCGTATCGACGGGGACGTTCATCGC
It encodes the following:
- a CDS encoding ornithine cyclodeaminase family protein gives rise to the protein MKLEGTLLLARSEVKGLLGLEDCMAAVEDALELHAKGLAAPPAILGIHAEDGGFHIKAGLLKLGSRPYFAAKTNANFPANARRFGLPLIQGVIALFDAENGRPLALMDSMELTVLRTGAATGVAAKHLARTDAKVATICGCGNQGRISLMALARVRPLTRVYAFDVDESRARRFAAEMSEETGIAVEAVAELAPAVGNSDICVTATPSKRHFIHRGLVSTGTFIAAVGADNEEKQEIDPALIASSKVVVDSLEQCATIGDLHHALEHGLMARADVHAELGEVIAGLKEGRMSESEIIIFDSTGIALEDVAAAATVYENAMSQGVGQVWNMGD